One Chionomys nivalis chromosome 4, mChiNiv1.1, whole genome shotgun sequence genomic region harbors:
- the LOC130872447 gene encoding apelin receptor early endogenous ligand-like, with product FQHSFFFFFFIFTMSLLFIIEQKPVNFSRKRKLHRHHCFRRRCVSLHARMPFP from the coding sequence tttcagcattctttttttttttttttttttatctttacaaTGAGTCTTCTTTTTATCATCGAACAGAAGCCAGTTAATTTctccaggaaaagaaaattacacagacaCCACTGCTTCCGGAGGAGATGCGTTTCACTCCACGCCCGCATGCCCTTCCCCTGA